GCTTCGGGGTGACGTCTCAGATGCAGCAGCAGTCGCTCGGGACCTGCCAGGTTCTTCGCCTGGGCCAGGGGGCTGAACACGGTCACCACAACAGGAACCTCCGGGAGCGCCTGACGGATCCGCGCCACCGCTTCGAGATGTTCCCGCAGGGCTCCCCGCGTGGGATCAAGGACCGGCAGGGCGGCCCAATCCCGGGGTTCCTGCACCGGATGCCGGATGTAGCGCCGGGTCCCTTCGGTATCGCCCTCCCAGCGGTCCTCGACCCCCCAATCCCGGACGCAATAACTGGAGGCCGGGGTGATCTTCACGAAATCGAAGTCGAAGCGGCGCTGGAATCCGATCACCGCCTCGGCGAAGGCGCTCGGATCCTGATCCGCGACCGGGAAGTGCCGCCACAGGGCCACCGGCGGGCGATCCACCGCATCGCCCTGAATGGCGGCTTGAAGCCGCTCACGCTTCTCCATCGGAGCCTCGCAGGGTTTCCAGATGAGCCTGGGCAAGCCGGGAGAGGATTTGAGCTTTGGCCCGATCGTCCAGGGTGGGGGCCAGTTCGATCACCTTCTCGAAAGCCTGGATGGCCTGCTCCTTTTCTCCCTTCGCTTTGCAGGAGAGGCCAAGCCCGTAATAAGCGTCTACCGCATCCTCATCCATTTCAATGGCCTTGCGAAACTGCTCGATTGCCTGATCGTATTGCTTCTTCGCGTGGAACTCCCATCCGAGGTCGATATAAGTCCCCACATGCTCCGGCATGGGCGCTTCCCCCTTTTTGCATCTCGTTTTCCAGGCGAAGGGTGCATCGGCCGGAGGATCGGGAGCCGACGCCTGCATCCTTTCTGGGATCCAAACGTCTGGAGGGAGTCTCCTTGAGATTATATCGCATGTGGGGGGTATTCTGTTGAACCTCAGATTCAAGGCCGGGATTTTCCCTCCTTCGAGGATGCCATGCGTTCCAGTTTCATCGTTGGGTCCTGTCCAGATCCTGTCCGGTGATGCAAAATTAAAAAGGAGGAGGAAGAGATGGGGCAGAAAGGCCCGCTGCGCTGGCGGGGCGGTCATGGGTGGCTGGTGCTGTGTGGAGGAGAGGAAGCCGAAGAGGTGCACCGGATGGCGATGGCCCGGAGCGCCCCTGAAGGCCTGGTGGTGGTGGTCATGGCCGCCGCCGAGGATCCGGGGCGCGCTCAGCGATATGAACGGCAGTATCGAGAATGGGGGAGCCCTCCATGCCGGGTGCTCACCCTTCGCTCTCGAGAGGAAGCCTTCCAGACCGCCCATGCCCGCCTGCTCCTGGATGCCCGTCTGATCCTGATCGCCGATGGGGATGTGCGACGCCTGCTGGAAACTTTCTTCGACACGCCCGCCCTTCAGGCGATGATCACCGCCTATCATTCCGGCGCGGTGGTGCTGGGGATCGGGGCGGGGGCCGAGGCCATGGGAACCTGGGTGCTGCGCTCCGGATGGCAGGAAACGCTGGGCGCCTGGGGATGGTTGCCAGGCGCTTTCATCGTGAGCCACTACACGCCGGAGGCCGCGCGGGCTCTTCAGGCGGCCCTTCACCGGCGACCCTTCGCTTACGGGATCGGACTGGCGGAGGGAGCGGCCCTCGCCCTCGGCCCGGGCGATCGGATCGAGCGCTGGGGGGAGGGAGAGATCACCGTGATCTTCGGAGCCCGCTGGCTGGATCGCGAGGAGGCTCGATGAGGTCCGAAATCAAGGCCCCTCTCTGGGATCTGGGAGGCCGCCCGTTTCGACCGGAACGCCCCCCACGCCGGATTGTCTCCCTGGTGCCCAGTTTGACGGAGACCCTGTTCGATCTGGGGCTGGGGGATCGGGTGGTGGGGCGGACGGACTACTGTATCCATCCGGCGGAGGCGCGATCGGTTCCCTCAGTGGGGGGGACGAAGAACCCGGATCTCGACCGGATCCTTGCGCTGCGACCGGACGTGGTGTTCGTCAATGTGGAAGAGAACCGGGAGGCGGACGCGCGGGCCCTGGCGGCCCGGGGAATCCCGGTGGCGGTGTCTTTCCCCCGTTCCGTGGTGGAAGCCCTCGACCTCGTCCGGCATCTAACGGCGCTCTTCGGGATCCACCGTCCCCCGGTGCTCGAGGAGCTGGAGACCTTGTGGGTGGCCTGCCAGCGGATGAACCCCGAGCGGCGCCCGCGGGTGTTCTGCCCCATCTGGAAGGATCCCTGGATGACCTTCAACGCCGAGACATACGCCCACGACGTGCTGACCCGGTGCGGGGGCGATAACGTCTTCGCGAGCCGCCGTCGGCGGTATCCGCTGGCTGCGGATCTGAACCCCGGGATACCCGCTCGACCGGCTGCGCGGGATGACCGATACCCGCGCCTTTCGGAAGAGGAAATCCGGCGCGCAGCTCCCGAGCTGATCCTGCTCCCCAGCGAGCCGTATCCCTTCCGGCCGGAGGATGCGGAAACGGTCCGGGCATGCTTCGCGGATACGCCAGCAGGGCGGACCGGCCGCGTGCGCTGGATCGACGGGAGCCTGCTGTTCTGGCATGGAACCCGCCTGCGGCACGCCCTGCGGATCCTGCCTCCGATCCTTCAGGGTGCCTTCGCCTCCGAGGACCGCTCATCGCTCTGGTAGGGAACGCGTCTCCGTGGAGACCGGGCTCTTTGCCTAACTCCTGCATTG
Above is a genomic segment from Thermoflexus sp. containing:
- a CDS encoding tetratricopeptide repeat protein, giving the protein MPEHVGTYIDLGWEFHAKKQYDQAIEQFRKAIEMDEDAVDAYYGLGLSCKAKGEKEQAIQAFEKVIELAPTLDDRAKAQILSRLAQAHLETLRGSDGEA
- a CDS encoding Type 1 glutamine amidotransferase-like domain-containing protein; its protein translation is MGQKGPLRWRGGHGWLVLCGGEEAEEVHRMAMARSAPEGLVVVVMAAAEDPGRAQRYERQYREWGSPPCRVLTLRSREEAFQTAHARLLLDARLILIADGDVRRLLETFFDTPALQAMITAYHSGAVVLGIGAGAEAMGTWVLRSGWQETLGAWGWLPGAFIVSHYTPEAARALQAALHRRPFAYGIGLAEGAALALGPGDRIERWGEGEITVIFGARWLDREEAR
- a CDS encoding helical backbone metal receptor is translated as MRSEIKAPLWDLGGRPFRPERPPRRIVSLVPSLTETLFDLGLGDRVVGRTDYCIHPAEARSVPSVGGTKNPDLDRILALRPDVVFVNVEENREADARALAARGIPVAVSFPRSVVEALDLVRHLTALFGIHRPPVLEELETLWVACQRMNPERRPRVFCPIWKDPWMTFNAETYAHDVLTRCGGDNVFASRRRRYPLAADLNPGIPARPAARDDRYPRLSEEEIRRAAPELILLPSEPYPFRPEDAETVRACFADTPAGRTGRVRWIDGSLLFWHGTRLRHALRILPPILQGAFASEDRSSLW